A single window of Bordetella genomosp. 11 DNA harbors:
- a CDS encoding ABC transporter permease, with product MYPIFVSKPAARSADGRGPNRWDWALLPLVLGVLAALAFGASQMAKPYAVGTPLPISLDPAYLPYYLLRTTLRMFMALAASLLFSFVFAAIASKSRTAEKILVPMVDILQSIPILGFLSITVTGFIALFPGSLLGVECAAIFAIFTSQAWNMALSLYQSIRTVPSELNEAARVFRLSAWQRFWRLELPYATPALLWNMMLSMSGGWFFVVASEAITVSNQDIKLPGIGSYIAVAIDAQNVHAIVYAIIAMAIGILLYDQLFFRPLLAWADKFRFEDTQSNTAQQSWVLDWLRRGRLTRACSEAMAGQAQRVLGWFRREYDGTSVRARVRTRSTYVERAVDAVLTALALIAVWRLVIFVHAEVGWAEVLRVFGFGLITLVRVLVLIVLASLVWVPVGIMIGLRPAWSQRVQAVAQLLAAFPSNLLFPLAVIVIVAFGLNPEIWLSPLIIFGTQWYILFNVVAGATTIPSELRYAADNLGLKGWLKWRRFYLPAVFPSFVTGAITASGGSWNASIVAEVVTWGKTTLTATGLGGYIADMTSRGDFPRIALGIGVMCVFVMGLNRLLWRRLYVLAEKWSR from the coding sequence ATGTACCCGATTTTCGTCTCCAAGCCGGCGGCCCGATCCGCCGATGGCCGCGGTCCCAACCGTTGGGATTGGGCTCTGCTGCCCCTCGTCCTGGGCGTGCTGGCGGCGTTGGCCTTCGGCGCGTCGCAGATGGCCAAGCCCTACGCGGTGGGTACGCCCCTGCCGATATCACTGGACCCGGCCTACCTGCCGTACTACCTTTTGCGCACCACCCTGCGCATGTTCATGGCGCTGGCCGCGTCGTTGTTGTTCAGCTTCGTCTTCGCCGCGATCGCGTCCAAGTCGCGCACGGCGGAAAAAATCCTGGTTCCGATGGTGGACATCCTGCAGTCCATTCCCATCCTGGGCTTTTTGTCGATCACGGTCACCGGGTTTATCGCCCTGTTCCCGGGCAGCCTGCTCGGCGTGGAGTGCGCAGCCATTTTCGCCATCTTCACGTCGCAGGCGTGGAACATGGCGCTGAGCCTGTATCAATCGATACGCACGGTGCCGTCGGAGCTGAACGAGGCGGCGCGCGTGTTTCGCCTGAGCGCCTGGCAGCGCTTCTGGCGGCTGGAGCTGCCCTATGCCACGCCGGCCCTGCTATGGAACATGATGCTGTCGATGTCCGGCGGATGGTTCTTCGTGGTGGCCTCCGAAGCCATCACCGTATCCAACCAGGATATCAAGCTGCCCGGCATCGGCTCGTACATCGCGGTCGCCATCGACGCGCAGAACGTGCATGCGATCGTCTACGCCATCATTGCAATGGCGATCGGTATCCTGTTGTACGACCAGCTTTTCTTTCGCCCGTTGCTGGCATGGGCCGACAAGTTCCGTTTCGAGGATACGCAAAGCAATACCGCGCAGCAGTCGTGGGTGCTGGACTGGCTGCGGCGCGGCCGGCTGACGCGGGCGTGCAGCGAAGCGATGGCCGGACAGGCCCAACGCGTGCTCGGCTGGTTCCGCCGCGAATATGACGGAACGTCCGTGCGCGCGCGTGTGCGCACGCGCAGCACTTATGTCGAGCGCGCCGTGGATGCCGTGCTTACCGCACTGGCCTTGATCGCCGTGTGGCGGCTGGTGATCTTCGTGCATGCCGAGGTCGGCTGGGCGGAAGTCCTGCGCGTGTTCGGCTTCGGCCTGATCACCCTCGTGCGCGTGCTGGTGCTGATCGTCCTGGCGTCGCTCGTATGGGTGCCGGTGGGCATCATGATCGGCCTGCGCCCGGCGTGGTCGCAACGGGTCCAGGCGGTGGCGCAACTGCTGGCCGCTTTCCCGTCCAACCTGCTTTTCCCGCTGGCGGTCATCGTGATCGTCGCCTTCGGGCTGAATCCGGAAATCTGGCTGAGTCCGCTGATCATCTTCGGCACGCAGTGGTATATCTTGTTCAACGTGGTCGCCGGCGCGACCACCATCCCGAGCGAATTGCGCTACGCCGCCGACAACCTGGGCCTGAAAGGCTGGCTGAAGTGGCGGCGCTTCTACCTGCCGGCGGTTTTCCCCAGCTTCGTGACGGGCGCGATCACCGCCAGCGGCGGCTCCTGGAACGCCAGCATCGTTGCCGAGGTCGTTACCTGGGGCAAGACCACGCTGACGGCAACGGGCCTGGGCGGCTATATCGCGGACATGACTTCGCGCGGCGATTTTCCGCGCATCGCGCTGGGCATCGGCGTCATGTGCGTTTTCGTGATGGGTTTGAACCGGTTGCTGTGGCGCCGGCTGTATGTGTTGGCGGAAAAGTGGAGCAGATAG
- a CDS encoding ABC transporter ATP-binding protein: MAQNNLLELTGVSKMFRTADGAARSVLEGVDFHLRDGEIVALLGKSGSGKSTLLRIMAGLIPADHGSVRYRGQPLYGPAAGIAMVFQSFALFPWLTVRQNVALGLEAQGVAPAEREQRAEAALELIGLAGFGGALPRELSGGMRQRVGIARALATNPDVLLMDEAFSALDVLTGESLRDDMLELWEERRMGTRGILVVSHNIEEAAVMADRILIFASDPGRVRDEIHVTLPRPRNADSPEVRALVDQVYALMTAKPLPASAAGAPAAPVHQAYRLPDANVGTMEAVLELLAEPPLNGRADLPRLAEEAGLPDEELFPAYEALGLLGLAVVEQGDIALTSVGRRYAGAEQQERQEIFGRQLLAHIPLAANICHSLQQEPTGELPDKQFLDMLEEFLKADEAERVLRVAVEWGRYGEVYAYDYHTGRLHLPSTPVE; encoded by the coding sequence ATGGCCCAAAACAATCTGCTGGAGCTGACCGGGGTCAGCAAAATGTTCCGTACCGCCGACGGCGCGGCGCGGTCGGTTTTGGAAGGCGTCGATTTCCATTTGCGGGATGGCGAGATCGTCGCCCTGCTGGGCAAGTCCGGATCCGGTAAATCCACGCTGCTGCGTATCATGGCCGGCCTGATCCCCGCCGATCACGGCAGCGTCCGCTATCGCGGACAGCCGCTGTACGGTCCGGCCGCGGGCATTGCGATGGTGTTCCAGTCCTTCGCGCTGTTCCCGTGGTTGACGGTGCGGCAGAACGTCGCGCTGGGCCTGGAAGCGCAGGGCGTGGCGCCGGCTGAACGGGAACAGCGTGCCGAGGCCGCGCTGGAGCTGATCGGCCTGGCCGGTTTTGGCGGCGCCTTGCCGCGCGAGTTGTCCGGCGGCATGCGCCAGCGGGTCGGCATTGCCCGGGCCCTGGCGACGAATCCGGACGTGCTGCTCATGGACGAGGCCTTCTCCGCGCTGGATGTGCTGACCGGCGAATCGCTGCGCGACGACATGCTGGAGCTGTGGGAAGAGCGCCGCATGGGCACGCGGGGCATCCTGGTGGTGTCGCACAACATCGAGGAAGCCGCCGTGATGGCCGATCGCATCCTTATCTTCGCCAGCGATCCCGGCCGCGTGCGCGATGAAATCCACGTCACCCTGCCGCGCCCCCGCAACGCGGATTCACCGGAAGTGCGGGCACTGGTGGACCAGGTCTATGCGCTGATGACGGCCAAGCCGCTGCCGGCCTCGGCCGCCGGCGCGCCGGCCGCGCCGGTCCACCAGGCCTATCGCCTGCCCGATGCCAACGTCGGCACCATGGAAGCGGTATTGGAGCTGCTGGCGGAACCCCCGCTGAACGGCAGGGCGGATCTGCCGCGCCTGGCGGAGGAAGCCGGCCTGCCCGACGAGGAATTGTTCCCGGCCTACGAGGCCCTGGGCCTGCTGGGCCTGGCCGTCGTCGAGCAGGGCGATATCGCGCTGACGTCCGTGGGAAGGCGCTACGCCGGCGCCGAACAGCAGGAGCGCCAGGAAATCTTCGGGCGGCAATTGCTGGCGCATATTCCGCTGGCGGCCAACATCTGCCATTCGCTGCAGCAGGAGCCCACCGGCGAATTGCCCGACAAGCAGTTCCTGGACATGCTGGAGGAATTCCTCAAGGCCGACGAGGCCGAGCGCGTGCTCAGGGTCGCGGTCGAATGGGGCCGTTACGGCGAAGTCTACGCCTACGACTATCACACGGGCCGCCTGCACCTGCCGTCCACGCCGGTGGAGTGA
- a CDS encoding metallophosphoesterase, with protein MPRPSFITRILAIGVLLHVYIGLRLIPDAPVADGIRWLAALYLAASCILIPLGARARQMALSWSRQAAWIGLMAMGFFSSLLVITLLRDVLLAVAWAAEALRGLPHGLASLRADSALAVPALALLITLVGLFNARRLARVVTVDVPIAGLPRGLEGFTIAQISDVHVGPTIRRPYVEAIVGAVNAMGADIVAITGDVVDGTVEQLSPHTAPLGGLTGRYGTYLVTGNHEYYSGAREWVTEFQRLGLTVLSNRHVVISHNGARLVLAGVTDYTAEQFDPAQRSDPRGALLGAPADATVRILLAHQPRTAIAAEPMGYTLQISGHTHGGQFLPWNFFVRLQQPFTAGLKKMGRLWVYTSRGTGYWGPPKRVGAPSEITRIRLVQAGEG; from the coding sequence ATGCCCCGTCCTTCCTTCATTACCCGCATTCTCGCCATTGGCGTCCTGTTGCACGTATACATCGGGCTGCGCCTCATTCCCGACGCTCCCGTCGCCGATGGCATCCGCTGGCTTGCCGCGCTGTATCTGGCGGCGTCCTGCATCTTGATCCCGCTGGGCGCGCGCGCCCGGCAAATGGCCCTGAGCTGGTCGCGCCAGGCGGCATGGATAGGCCTGATGGCGATGGGGTTTTTCTCTTCGCTGCTGGTAATTACCCTGCTGCGGGATGTGCTTCTGGCTGTCGCCTGGGCCGCGGAAGCGCTGCGCGGCCTGCCCCATGGCCTGGCATCGCTGCGGGCGGACTCGGCGCTGGCCGTGCCCGCGCTGGCGCTGCTGATCACGCTGGTGGGCCTGTTCAATGCGCGGCGCCTGGCGCGCGTGGTCACGGTGGACGTGCCCATCGCCGGCCTGCCGCGGGGGCTGGAGGGCTTCACCATCGCGCAGATCAGCGACGTGCACGTCGGCCCGACCATCCGGCGGCCCTATGTCGAAGCCATCGTCGGGGCCGTCAACGCCATGGGCGCGGATATCGTGGCCATCACCGGCGATGTGGTGGACGGCACGGTGGAACAACTGTCCCCGCATACCGCGCCGCTGGGTGGCCTGACGGGCCGCTACGGCACCTATCTGGTCACGGGCAACCACGAATACTATTCCGGAGCCCGCGAATGGGTGACGGAATTCCAGCGCCTGGGCCTGACCGTGCTGTCCAACCGCCATGTGGTCATCTCTCACAACGGCGCCCGGCTGGTCCTGGCCGGTGTCACCGACTACACGGCCGAACAGTTCGATCCCGCGCAGCGCAGCGATCCGCGCGGCGCCCTGCTGGGCGCGCCGGCCGACGCGACCGTCCGCATCCTGCTGGCCCACCAGCCGCGCACGGCCATCGCGGCCGAACCCATGGGCTACACGCTGCAGATCTCCGGACATACGCACGGCGGCCAATTCCTGCCGTGGAACTTCTTCGTGCGCCTGCAGCAGCCCTTCACCGCCGGCCTCAAAAAAATGGGCCGGCTATGGGTCTATACCAGCCGCGGCACCGGCTACTGGGGACCGCCCAAGCGCGTCGGCGCGCCGTCGGAGATCACCCGCATCCGCCTTGTGCAGGCCGGCGAAGGCTGA
- a CDS encoding rhodanese-like domain-containing protein: MKDIETLLLEYGPLLVFLNVLLEQAGLPIPAYPLLIVAGALIAHGDLSWPLTLLAAVLACLIADSGWYAGGKRFGSGLLSTVCRVSISRDSCIRQTQSLYWRTGPRVLLVAKFLPGASALSTVMSGFAGLPFGVFAAYDGMGALIWAGSALLIGIIFNDMVGQVLGVLGAYGGYGLLAIAVILAGYLAYRWMRRKRTIRRFAHVRRVTLDELDDMQARGCVPVLLDVRASSDDPLPGAIAIDPRGPIGEEPYHWPLDAHIVVYCACPEEISAAVLADRLLKAGYRNVCALAGGYEAWRARQGAADAVSPASVRVSGG, translated from the coding sequence TTGAAAGATATCGAGACCCTGCTGCTGGAGTACGGGCCGCTGTTGGTATTCCTGAACGTACTGCTGGAGCAGGCCGGCCTGCCTATCCCGGCCTATCCGCTGCTGATCGTGGCCGGCGCGCTGATCGCGCATGGCGATTTGTCATGGCCGCTGACACTGCTGGCCGCCGTGCTGGCCTGCCTGATCGCCGATTCCGGCTGGTATGCAGGCGGCAAGCGCTTCGGCAGCGGCTTGCTGAGTACCGTCTGCCGCGTATCGATTTCGCGCGATTCCTGCATACGGCAGACGCAATCGCTTTATTGGCGCACCGGTCCGCGCGTACTGCTCGTCGCCAAGTTCCTGCCGGGTGCCAGCGCGCTTTCCACCGTCATGTCCGGATTCGCCGGCCTGCCTTTCGGCGTCTTCGCGGCCTACGATGGGATGGGGGCGCTGATCTGGGCCGGTTCGGCCCTGCTCATAGGCATTATCTTCAACGACATGGTGGGCCAGGTGCTGGGCGTCCTCGGCGCCTACGGCGGATATGGCCTGCTGGCCATCGCCGTGATCCTGGCCGGCTATCTCGCCTATCGCTGGATGCGCCGCAAGCGCACCATCCGGCGTTTCGCCCACGTGCGCCGGGTCACGCTGGATGAACTCGACGACATGCAGGCACGCGGCTGCGTGCCCGTGCTGCTCGACGTGCGCGCCAGCAGTGACGATCCCTTGCCCGGCGCCATCGCGATCGACCCGCGGGGACCTATCGGCGAGGAACCCTATCACTGGCCCCTGGACGCGCATATCGTCGTGTATTGCGCTTGTCCGGAGGAAATCTCGGCGGCTGTCCTGGCCGACCGGTTGCTGAAGGCCGGCTACCGCAATGTCTGCGCCCTGGCCGGCGGCTATGAGGCCTGGCGCGCGAGGCAAGGCGCGGCGGACGCCGTGTCCCCCGCGTCGGTCCGCGTGTCCGGCGGTTGA
- the xerD gene encoding site-specific tyrosine recombinase XerD, whose translation MARTPRPAATDAPSLQSRRDIDPTVAEFLDALWLEDGLSRNTLGAYRNDLAAFDVWLHEHDGRRISEARTGDIESWFASVHADTRPTTANRRLSALRRYFQWALRERRIALDPCLSVRSARQPLRTPKILSESQVEALLRAPRVETELGLRDKAMLETLYATGLRVSELVGLAALDVNLNEGVVRVVGGKGGKDRLVPLGAEAAHWVDRYVKHARPLLLAGRMCDALFVTVRGEAMHRQTFWLMVGRYAREAEIHAPISPHVLRHAFATHLVNHGADLRVVQMLLGHADISTTQIYTHVARERLKTLHAQHHPRG comes from the coding sequence ATGGCCAGGACGCCGCGTCCCGCCGCTACCGACGCGCCGTCGCTGCAGAGCCGGCGCGATATCGATCCCACCGTGGCGGAATTCCTCGACGCCCTGTGGCTGGAAGACGGGTTGTCCCGCAACACGCTGGGTGCCTATCGCAACGACCTGGCGGCCTTCGACGTCTGGCTGCATGAACACGACGGCCGGCGCATTTCCGAGGCACGCACCGGCGATATCGAAAGCTGGTTCGCTTCCGTCCATGCCGATACGCGGCCGACCACGGCCAACCGGCGCCTGTCGGCGCTGCGGCGCTATTTCCAATGGGCCTTGCGCGAACGGCGGATTGCCTTGGACCCCTGCCTGTCCGTGCGATCCGCCCGGCAGCCCCTGCGCACGCCCAAGATCCTGTCGGAGTCCCAGGTCGAGGCGCTGCTGCGCGCGCCGCGGGTGGAAACCGAGCTGGGACTGCGCGACAAGGCCATGCTGGAGACCCTGTACGCCACCGGGCTGCGGGTGTCGGAGCTGGTCGGGCTGGCCGCGCTGGACGTCAACCTGAACGAAGGCGTGGTCCGGGTGGTGGGTGGCAAGGGCGGCAAGGACCGGCTGGTGCCCCTGGGGGCGGAAGCAGCGCATTGGGTGGATCGCTATGTGAAGCATGCGCGGCCGCTGCTGCTCGCGGGGCGTATGTGCGATGCGTTGTTCGTCACCGTGCGGGGCGAGGCCATGCACCGGCAGACCTTCTGGCTGATGGTGGGCCGTTATGCACGCGAAGCCGAGATACACGCGCCGATTTCACCGCACGTCCTGCGTCACGCTTTTGCCACGCATCTCGTCAACCATGGCGCGGACCTGCGCGTGGTCCAGATGCTGCTGGGCCACGCGGATATATCCACCACGCAGATCTATACGCATGTCGCGCGCGAACGCTTGAAGACGCTGCATGCGCAGCACCATCCGCGCGGCTGA
- the alkB gene encoding DNA oxidative demethylase AlkB, giving the protein MPAHTPPPSSGDLFGSPDEEAPWDEPIAPGAVLLRRYACARAPALLAAVKAIAAAAPFRHLITPGGQRMSVAMTNCGAQGWISDRRGYRYGPRDPLSDQPWPAMPDILAELAREAAARAGYADFAPEACLINLYRPGARLTLHQDRDELDLRAPIVSVSLGLPATFLFGGLQRADPTRRFPLVHGDVAVWGGPSRLAFHGIAPLRDGLHPATGDSRVNLTFRKTR; this is encoded by the coding sequence ATGCCCGCCCACACTCCCCCGCCCTCGTCGGGCGACCTGTTCGGCAGCCCGGATGAGGAAGCTCCCTGGGACGAACCCATCGCCCCCGGCGCGGTGCTGCTGCGCCGCTACGCTTGCGCCCGCGCGCCGGCTTTGCTGGCCGCGGTCAAGGCAATCGCCGCCGCGGCGCCGTTCCGCCACCTGATCACCCCCGGCGGACAGCGGATGTCCGTGGCGATGACCAATTGCGGCGCGCAGGGATGGATATCCGATCGGCGGGGCTACCGTTATGGACCGCGGGATCCGCTCAGCGACCAGCCCTGGCCCGCCATGCCGGATATCCTGGCGGAGCTGGCGCGCGAGGCGGCCGCGCGCGCGGGATACGCGGATTTCGCGCCCGAGGCCTGCCTGATCAACCTTTACCGTCCCGGCGCCCGGCTGACCCTGCACCAGGACCGCGACGAACTGGATCTGCGCGCGCCCATCGTATCGGTGTCGCTGGGCTTGCCGGCCACGTTCCTGTTCGGCGGCCTGCAGCGCGCGGACCCCACACGCCGCTTTCCCTTGGTGCATGGAGACGTCGCCGTCTGGGGCGGCCCCTCGCGCCTGGCGTTCCACGGCATCGCGCCGCTGCGCGACGGCCTGCACCCGGCTACCGGCGACAGCCGCGTGAACCTGACCTTCCGCAAGACGCGCTAG